The Dehalococcoidia bacterium genome has a window encoding:
- a CDS encoding PCRF domain-containing protein, whose product RWAERRGYQVNVLDISPGEEAGIKSATVEVSGPYAYGWLKAEKGVHRLVRLSPFDAAHARHTSFALVEVLPEVEAPTEVEIRPEELRIDTFRASGHGGQHVQKNATAVRIVHLPTGITVSCQNERSLARNKEFALKVLKARLLELELEKRQEEQARLKGEYVPAEWGHQVRSYVLHPYKLVKDHRTGYETSDAEGVLDGDLDGFLRAYLKQQLGRGTG is encoded by the coding sequence TGCGCTGGGCCGAGCGCCGGGGCTACCAGGTAAACGTCCTGGACATCTCCCCCGGAGAGGAGGCGGGCATCAAGAGCGCCACCGTGGAGGTCTCTGGTCCCTACGCCTACGGCTGGCTCAAGGCCGAGAAGGGGGTCCACCGCCTGGTGCGACTGTCGCCCTTCGACGCCGCCCACGCCCGCCACACCTCCTTCGCCCTGGTGGAGGTGTTGCCCGAGGTGGAGGCCCCCACCGAGGTGGAGATCCGGCCGGAAGAGCTGCGCATCGACACCTTCCGCGCCAGCGGCCACGGAGGCCAGCACGTCCAGAAGAACGCCACCGCCGTGCGCATCGTCCACCTGCCCACGGGCATCACCGTCTCCTGCCAGAACGAACGCTCCCTGGCCCGCAACAAGGAGTTCGCCCTGAAGGTGTTGAAGGCGCGGCTGCTGGAGCTGGAGCTGGAGAAGAGGCAGGAGGAGCAGGCACGGCTCAAAGGCGAATACGTGCCGGCCGAGTGGGGCCACCAGGTGCGGTCCTACGTCCTGCACCCCTACAAGCTGGTCAAGGACCACCGGACCGGCTACGAGACGTCCGATGCCGAGGGGGTGCTGGACGGCGACCTGGACGGCTTCCTGCGGGCCTACCTGAAGCAGCAGCTAGGCAGGGGGACGGGTTGA